From the Pedobacter cryoconitis genome, one window contains:
- a CDS encoding thiamine phosphate synthase — MLIDQLHYISQPPENGTHLTAIEQVLQAGGQWIQLRVKEQPEDVVLELAIQASLLCEKYGAKLIVNDYPELALKSGAYGVHLGLNDMPVAQARAILGKDKCIGGTANTFADICRRVEEGADYIGLGPFRFTTTKQNLSPVLGLEGYQKLMEQVREAGIQLPIIAIGGITTQDIRSILQTGIYGVAVSGLLTQGVDLAGNVSLIYQKLNLNSKQTIC, encoded by the coding sequence ATGTTAATTGATCAGTTACATTATATATCACAGCCTCCGGAAAATGGGACACATCTTACTGCTATTGAGCAGGTGTTACAGGCAGGTGGTCAATGGATACAACTGCGGGTTAAGGAGCAACCGGAAGATGTTGTACTTGAACTTGCTATTCAGGCCAGCCTTTTATGCGAAAAGTATGGTGCAAAATTAATTGTAAATGACTATCCTGAACTGGCTTTAAAATCTGGTGCTTATGGAGTACATCTGGGTTTAAATGATATGCCTGTAGCGCAGGCAAGAGCTATTCTGGGAAAGGATAAGTGTATTGGCGGAACGGCAAATACTTTTGCAGATATATGCAGAAGGGTGGAGGAAGGTGCAGATTATATAGGCCTGGGACCTTTCCGTTTTACCACGACCAAGCAAAATTTAAGCCCGGTACTTGGCCTTGAAGGTTATCAAAAACTGATGGAACAAGTGCGTGAGGCTGGTATTCAATTGCCCATTATTGCCATTGGTGGTATCACAACTCAGGATATCAGAAGTATTCTTCAAACGGGGATTTATGGGGTTGCAGTCTCTGGTTTACTCACACAAGGTGTTGATCTGGCTGGAAATGTCAGCTTGATCTATCAGAAATTAAACCTTAATTCAAAACAAACGATATGTTAA
- a CDS encoding thiamine phosphate synthase yields MELIAVTRPDYFQGEGELINALFGAGLQLLHLRKPESGEAGFMKLMKEINPDYYRLISIHQHHELANRFSIRRLHYPEKLWKLTGAQKRIELFTDGFHLSRSVHEWGPPEGTAFLDYVFFGPVFNSISKVGYQSIVNRDFSLSAVPEGLKVFGIGGVTAALFQELQRMKFDGAVVLGALWNHPSGAVKEFEKMVKSL; encoded by the coding sequence ATGGAACTCATAGCCGTCACACGTCCGGATTATTTCCAGGGAGAAGGCGAATTAATTAATGCTTTGTTTGGTGCGGGGCTTCAATTGTTGCATCTCCGGAAACCGGAAAGTGGGGAGGCTGGATTTATGAAGCTGATGAAGGAGATCAATCCGGATTATTACCGGTTAATTTCCATTCATCAGCATCATGAACTGGCAAACAGGTTTTCCATCCGCAGGCTTCATTATCCCGAAAAACTATGGAAACTTACTGGCGCACAAAAAAGAATAGAACTTTTTACGGATGGCTTTCATTTAAGCCGTTCTGTTCATGAGTGGGGCCCGCCAGAGGGTACGGCCTTTCTGGATTATGTTTTTTTTGGGCCAGTATTTAATAGTATTTCTAAAGTAGGTTATCAAAGTATAGTGAATAGGGATTTTAGTTTGTCTGCTGTTCCGGAAGGGCTAAAGGTATTTGGTATTGGAGGGGTTACAGCAGCGCTGTTTCAAGAATTGCAGCGGATGAAGTTTGACGGTGCTGTTGTTCTTGGGGCGCTTTGGAATCATCCGTCCGGTGCAGTAAAAGAATTTGAAAAAATGGTTAAATCATTATAA